The following nucleotide sequence is from Malania oleifera isolate guangnan ecotype guangnan chromosome 4, ASM2987363v1, whole genome shotgun sequence.
ATAAaatctcaaatctttttcctatattctggtattgttttccactacactctagagtctatagaacctagcaacctaggttctgataccaaattgtaacaacctctttatttatatattattatatatataaactgttttgataccccctgctatgaaactcgagcctTGAAAGGTGCGGGGgtgaatctgaatataaaatcatacctatgcagcgtaAACATAATCCATACACATGAAACAATACCAGAAATTCGTATTTctataccataactatataatacatctctctccaaaatacctGTCCCAAAATGCAAAATCCtatacaaacttaccctctaaaccaaaGTAAAcaatatactctctatctgcgagcctgatctgctcacccagctggctcacctgaaaaatgttaaagtcatagtGTGAGTTgatgctcaataagtggaaatatgctattactagtgtgtggcaactaagttaagaatactgtttgaataacaactgaactatgatacaataataaatctgtaaagcatatctttcttttcacaattttaaatataactgtgtcatctgtgttttctatttttcattgctaatatcatactatactcatcatatactgtaaagttgtataaatatacataactatgttttatccctggaactcaatatactctacactacctcaacccggccaaactgcatccactcctaggctcgggactggctgctacctcgtcaaaccggcccccttcACCCAgtgaattggggagctgcatactcttcaagcacggttgacggtacccacataccatttgagatatgtggttgcattctatctgtatatagcaatagtaccgtgctttgtattctttatctgtatctgtctataatctttccttagggatctgacactatatatatatatatatataaacttttatggttttcatcatatttccaaaattaccataatgttaTCTTTCCGTattataaatactgtaatctctgtatactgtatctgtagcatcttgatgctatctctgtatatctgtttgTATTATGTCTATATACTCTATTTGTATactatgtatgttatggtaataggaaacatggcatactataatcactatatatactgttctatataaaactgtaatatatatactgatctgatacatatatatatatatatatatatatatgttttatgaaactattcgtataaaaactgtatatgcatatatatctttctgtataatctctgtgaatataaaactATATCTAGATATTCTATATAacttcatatactagaaaaactatataaactgtatatactgtctatatctgtgtattcagtataatatgatacactgtaaaaactatataagttcttcatcacataaatatccactcaggccacacaagcatttaaaacccatattctgtaaatatgggtaataagctggtatatatatataaatctctaataatattataaaaatcctaacatagcatatttcccttaccttatctttgaaaagcccctactgtactttagtccgatacccgcagggttctccactcaacaccttgaaaatcaaatccctcagaacaaaatatcagtatttcttcatgtattgtatttcttataatagagggaaagacaaatactgaataaaatgtcttaccttgagattggggcgaaatccaaaccaactccaccaacgatccgctctggcacaCTTGTAGACAATttcgccaggagcatcatggtggcttcagatctttgatccggcgagaaacgagcccggaatcgaagagagaaggtgagagggatgtaaagagagagagagagagagagagagagagagagagagagagagagagagagagagagagagagagaaagagagaacccTTTTTGCGCTGAAAATTTGTCTAAaatccgggttttcactatttatagaactaggttcgtcaacgagacacgttaccttgttgacgagtccttcaataatttcgtcgacgaacttcctgaaattcatcgacgaggccctatgaAAAATAACTGGGTTATTCCgtccaaaatacaatgtcgtcgacgaaacctgTTGTCTCCTTccgtttctatttccatttccctctctctttaatatttaaataccattatttttcaggtcgttacaattgctcacttaacaggtggatttgtaccaatatcaatcaatacaCATCAACAagatatgaactataagctctgtgcaGTATGTGTGTTAACACTCAATCTTATGTTAATATGCAGTCAAGTTCAAGAGTGTATAAttaatctatctttgaaactatgtatcaatattaatcaatcacaactacggtttcaaagagttccaaccagaatattcaaaatatctcaaaaatgattatctcaaaatattagctcaagagatatttgatgtataagcttgtcaaaaataattttatcacaatcaaaatacaagcctcTGAGTCTTGCAATGCAAAtaccaagactcacaagcttcaaggttttccccacacaatgaagttattaaataaaccgAGGGGAAACACTTTGGCTAAAGCTCTTAATACAAAATCGATCAAACAATAAATCAATGAAAGTTTAAGCTAGTATAGACAATGAAAAATCACTCGAGCTACTCTCACCAAGCTATATTTTGCAAGAGAATAACAAAGGGTGAGTGTATAGGCTTTGTTTTTGGAAGAAagagctttgaaaaattttagagaattttctcCTAATAAAAATGCTAATCACTcactaatctgagcaaatgaggccatatatatagacatggcaCAAGTTATGACCGTTCGAGATACCaggggtattattaaatttgttttaaaagagtttaagaaaactAACCCTGTTTAACCTCATTTAACCTTGATAAAAATTAGgttaacccgagagtttcgagcGCTTgacccttggttcggtcgcctgaatagacataGTAGAAAAAGTAACTTTTCAATATTCGGGTGCCTAAAAAAGGGTTCAATTTGCTGACCTAGGTGATTTTCCATTGTGTCTGATGTTTGGTTACCTGGTCCTGAGTTTGGTTTACCAAACTCACATGTTTGGTCACctaagggtattttgaacgtgaagtttagGCACCTGAGTTTTTGGAAAAGGATAGGTAcatattcggttgaccgaggacggtgaagtcctttttggttcagtcgcccgaagtcaGGTTAACATGCTGACTCATTCAACGATTCAGTCGATTGagatgttttgaacaccaaggttcggtcgcctgaaacctCACTATATTAGCCCTTTAACTCCTGTTTCAATTCAATAAATTCCCTTGATAacatatgtgattttggggactttcttaagtgctagtgcaaggatctagggtcttttctaaggccttttcaaGTTAGCCCCAAAATCCCGACGGCGGTTGACCTAAGGTCACtatatggtcttgagcttataagttcctacatgtatgacatgcagattattacagactgataattaattattatagacccaataaaTTGAACATGAATTACAAAGAAATttaacactttgggtcttctttttcttctagcCACTATGTGCCGCCATATGATTTCGCAAATGTGATCCTACGCAcaaactcgacaaacattaaatacattATATTTGTCATTATATAAAATAAGataggacttaaaaagtcaacaaaagtCCAATTCAATTAAGCAGTCATCTCTTATACCATTTTCTAGCACTTGGGGAGTCCTAGAGTGGGATGTGTGTGTAGTAAGATTTTGGATCAAGTTAGTACTTATGTACTGCACCTATGTTTTTTAGTTAAGCTCATGTGAGTAGTTCTTATGCCAACAATTAGTATTAGAGTACTAGGCTATTCTAGGGATTTTAGAGTTTGCATCAACAATAAGTAGGGTGAAGATTATATTTGACAAGTTCTATAAGATAGGAAATTTTAGCTTGGGGTAAGTACGTGCGGGTAATCGATTTGTTTCAACAAGATGCTTATAGGGCTAACAATACAGAAAGCAAAAGTTTACAAGCATATTTTTGGCTATTTTCTATCgtcagcacctgtttagcatatcttttacGTGCACTTCCACTATCTCCTCAACTGGCGGATCCTCcaaagatcaccgcaatttccccaatagcttgctcttccttctcttttgcgcCATGCCTCCTCTACTTGGTTGATTCCCTTTGTGAATTTTCTTTCTTGACAAATCTGGACagatgtccccttcttattaggacttcgatttctttctttagctgaatgcattcttctgtgtcatggcccgaacctatgcgaacgcctctacataagcggaacatgtccaagttctgcgcattccatagggatcacggccacgacacagaagaatgcattcagctaaagaaagaaattgaagtcctaataagaaggggacatctGTCCAGATTTGTCAAGAAAGAAAATTCACAAAGGGAATCAACTGAGCAGAGGAGGCACGgcgcaaaagagaaggaagagcaagctattggggaaattgcggtgatctttgGAGGATCCGCCAGTGGAGGAGATAGTGGAAGTGCACgtaaaagatatgctaaacaggtgctgacgatagaaaagggggaaaccagtagcaaacgaaacaaGAAAGGTGACgccataacctttgacagcggagatgAAGAGGGAGTGCAGCAGCCGCACGATGACGCACTAGTGCTCTCCCTACTTGTAGCCAATTACATGGTTAGGCGTATACTGGTAGACAATgggagctcggccaacatcatgttctggtcggtcttGGTAGGGATGAAGATCGGCAAGGAACGATTGAAGCCGGTCTCGACCCCTTTGGTAGAATTTGGGGGAGACACTGTTCACCCCTTAGGAACCATCACGTTACCAGTGACAATAGGGACGACCCCGCAGCAGGTAACAACGTTGACAGAGTTCCTGGTGGTTAACCGACCTTCggtgtacaatgtcatcttgggtcaTCCATTCCTTAACGCAGTTCGAGCGGTAAcatcaacataccacctcaaagttaagttccctacaccacaaggaataggatatgccaaaggagatcaggccgctgcccgtagttgctatgtaatggccttgaaagggaagatggaggccaAAGAAGCTCTAACGGTGGAAGACCTGGAGGTCAgaggagagtatccccagatcagTACATTACACGAAGATATCAAACACATACCACTACAAGGCCACCAGGAGAGAAGTGTGCAAATTGGGAATCACTTGCTCGATACTTTGAAAGCGGAGTTGACTGAACTCTTGGACGAATTCTCTGATTTGTTCGCATGGTCGGCTGCAGACATGCCCGGCATCGGCCCTGCTGTGATAGAGCACAGGTTGTAGGTcaaccccaaccaccgacctgtaaaacagaaaaaaaggagcttcgcgatGGAACGGATCAAAATAATTGACGAAGAGGTGACGAAACTGTTGCAAGCCAACTTCATCCGAGAAGTGGACTACCCCGAATGGCTGAGCAATGTGGTCCTGGTCAGAAAACCCAATGGAAAATGGCAcacctgcatagacttcacgGACTTGAATAAAGCGTGCCCAAAGGATAGCTTTCCTCTCCCTCGAATTGATCAGCTAGTGGATTCGACCTCGGGAcacgagctcctcagcttcatggacgcttactcagggtacaaccaaatccctatgagtccCGCGGATGAGGAAAAAACTTCTTTCGTCACCGAAAGGGGTTTATATTGTTATCGGGTGATGCCCTTCGGCTTAAAAAATGCGGGGGCCACATATCAGAGGCTagtgaacaagatttttaaagaacAGCTCGGAAAGACAATGGAAGCTTACGTGGACGATATGTTGGTGAAGAGCAtggaagcagggcaacattgtaaGGACCTGAGGGAAACGTTCGAGCTCCTCCGTCGCTACCACATGAGGTTGAATCCCTCAAAGTGTGTGTTCGGCGTTTCTGCAAGTAAATtcctgggctttatggtgactcacagaggtatagaagcaaatccAGATAAAATACGAGCGCTGCTGGAGATGGAAGCTCCAAGGactaaaaaggagatacaagttctgaccggaaggatagcctccctcagtagatttatctcctgctcaggggataaaggcttacctttctttagagcactgcggaagaagggaggattcgaatggggggaagATCAGGAGGTAGCCTTCGAGCAGCTTAAGTaatacctcggatcccctcctctcttgacaaaagcaaagaatggggaagacctctacCTATATATAGCTTCCACAAAGAATGCCGTCAGCTCGGTCCTGGTCCGGGAAGAAGGTAGAAAGCACCAGCCTATATATTACACAAGTAAGGTGTTAAGTGGTGCCGAGAAGAACTATTGTACGGTGGAAAAAGCCGCCTTCTCCATCATTTGTGCAGCGCGCAAATTAAGACCCTATTTTCAAGCCCATAGGGTTGTCGTGTTAACAAACCTGCccatgagacaaattctacagcgACCGGAGAGTTCGGGGAGAATGACGAGGTGGTTGGtagaattaagtgaattcgaCATACAGTATCAACCGAGGCCGGCGGTCAAGGCTCAGGTACTCGCGGATTTTACCGCAGAAAGGCTCCCCGAGTCATCCACCAAGTCAGAGGAGTGAACACTGCACGTTGATGGGTCCTCTAATGATGCTGGAGGGGGAGCCGGGTTCATCCTTTCTGACCTGGAGGGCAATGAAACTCTCTTCGCCCTAAAACTGGAGTTCACAGTAACCAACAACGAAGCGGAGTACGAAGCCCTGTTAGCTGGCCTGTGACTGGCGgaagcattaggggtggcacagatcaaagtactgagtgattcccagctggtggtagagcaacTCAAAGGAGAATTCGAAGCTAGagatccaagaatgaagaaatatctctcCAAGACAAGAGAATACATAGAGGCATTCGTCCAGTTCGACATAGAACATGTACCGAGAGCAGAAAATAAAAAGGCGGACGCACTAGCGAAATTAGCCTCGGCAACCGGTTCGGAATGGAAAGACACTATCTATCTTGAACGCATAGGAAAGCCCTCATACGAGGAGGACAGAATTAACTCATTGGCGTCCGAATTCAGCAAGGACAACTGGAGAGCGTCCTTATTCCTGTACCTCCAGGACGGATCCTTACCAAGAGATAATAAGGAGGCTCAAAAGGTAAGGAGGAAAGCGGCAAGATATACGTTGATGGGCCGGGAGCTCTACAGGCGATCCCTTACACTGCCCTACCTCCGATGTTTAAGCAAAGACGAAGGGGAATACATACTATgagaaatccacgaaggagtatgtggaaaccaccttgccagttgggctctagctcacaaagctatgcgacagggattttactggcccacaatgagGAAGGACGCGGTTGAGCTCGTAAAAAAATATGACAGATGTCAAAAGTGCGCAATTGTACCACGCGCCCCCTCAAGTctactctctcctctaaccagtccctgcccTTTTGCTCAGTGGGGGATAGATATCCTTGGACCTCTTTCACAGACGACTGGCCAGAAAAAATTCTTattggtagcaatagattatttcactaagtgggtagaggccgaacccctagccaccataacagagcggaaTATTACACGCTTCGTATGGACCTCATTAGTTTGTCGCTATGGCATTCCCTTAGCGATAGTTACAGACCACGGGAAGCAGTTTGACAACGAGCGCTTCAAAAGGTTCTgttcggacctatctattaagcttcTCTTTGCGTCAGTAGcgcacccccagagcaatggacaagtagagaacatgaatTAGACGATTTTGCACGGACTGAGGACCCGACTCGAATCTATGCAAGGTACATGGACAGAGGAGCTCCCTTCCCTTATATGGGCGTACCACACCACCAAAagagcagcaacaggggaaaccccgtTCATGCTTGTCTTCGGCGCAGAAGCAGTCATCCCAGCAGAGGTGGGCATACCCTCTTGGCGAAGGAAATACTTTAACGAGCAGACCAACAGTGAGGAGCTCAGGTCAGAAATAGACCtactggaagagagacaggatcaggcgagtttaaaagttgcagcgtaccagcagagggtagcaaagtactacaacaaCCGCGTCAAAATAAGAAATTTCCATTCAGGAGACTTAGTCCTGAGGAAGAGGCGAAACAACCCATCCGAGCAagggtcgcacaagttaaagcctAACTGGGAGGGCCCATACAAGGTCACAACAGAAATAAAACCCGGaacatacaagttggaagatgtaggggggaaagaagtcaagaacacatggaactctgaaatgttaaagaaatactattCTTAAAAAACTGCTTCTTGCAGCACTGTAATAAAAGTGTCACTTAAAAAAGTTGCACTACATCAATAAaggatgaaaaattcaaaatacatattCTGTCCCTACGAACT
It contains:
- the LOC131153755 gene encoding uncharacterized protein LOC131153755; its protein translation is MPFGLKNAGATYQRLVNKIFKEQLGKTMEAYVDDMLVKSMEAGQHCKDLRETFELLRRYHMRLNPSKCVFGVSASKFLGFMVTHRGIEANPDKIRALLEMEAPRTKKEIQLVVEQLKGEFEARDPRMKKYLSKTREYIEAFVQFDIEHVPRAENKKADALAKLASATGSEWKDTIYLERIGKPSYEEDRINSLASEFSKDNWRASLFLYLQDGSLPRDNKEAQKVRRKAARYTLMGRELYRRSLTLPYLRCLSKDEGEYIL